Genomic DNA from Deltaproteobacteria bacterium:
TCATTATCAATGCCGCTCTGGGATATTACAGCAGGTCGGCCATGCTGACGGGACCGGGTGCCATCCTTTCAGACGGCGTGAAGATCCCGACACCGGAAGACGTTATGGAGAACTGGGCCAAGATTACCAGTCTCGAAAACCCCAAACTGTTCAATCAGGTTCCCGAAATGTTCGGAGAACTTGGTCCCATCCTCCAAGGTTAGTGAGGAAACCCCCGGCCGGGCACAATGCCCGGCCGGGCTCCCTGCAGGCCGCAACCGGTGTACGGCGAGCCTGATCCGATACTCTGCAAGTTCATGTAAATCACGGCAGCCGGTGATGCGAATCAGGTGCATGATTTTTCTAATGATATCCATCATTTGATGGAATCATCGAGTGGAAGGAAGCAATGGAATCAATACTTGAGAAGGCCCGGAAGGATCCAGAGTCGATGAAAGGGAAAATCCTGGCGGCCGCCCGCCGGGCTTTCGGAGAGTACGGCTTTCATGGGACCACCATGAGAATGATCGCCCGGGAAGTCGGGATAGATATCTCGACGCTGCACTACCACTGGGGTGAAAAAAAGGATCTCTATGAGGCCGTCATCATCGACATCAACAACGATCTCCGGGAGAAGCTGATCGAAGTGGAGGAAATGATACACGGGAAGCCTCTCGAAAAGCGCGTGGCGATCGGCATTGACTTCATGACGGAATATCTCTTTGACCATCCGGAGATATCGAACCTTGTCCTCTACCGCTATTTTACGAAGACCCGATATGAGGCGAGTCACGATTTCAAGGTTCCCGAGTTTACCATCGATATCGTTCGTTCCATGGGACTCAACCAGGGAAAGGAATATCTCCCTCAGTCGATGGCCTCGATCCTGGCGGTCATGAATTCGATGCACAATTTCATTTCCGGGGAAGAATTATTTCGCCCGATGATCAAAGTGGGGAAAAAGAAATACAAAACTCTGGTGAAAGAGACATTGAAATACATTTTTGTCGCTGCCTTTACGCAGGCAGGAAAAAATTCTTGAAAAAAATCCTTGACCGGGTTTTTCCTTTCGGAAATCTCCGCCGCACCGCGGGGCGGAGCACAAGCCCTTTCAGGTGAGGAGAATTGAGATCATGGAAATTATCCAATACACGGAAGAACACAGGATGTTCAGGGATACGGTGCGGAAATACCTCGAAAAAGAGGTGATTCCTTATATAGAGGAATGGGAAAAAGAGGGGATCACACCCCGGAGTGCCTGGAAAAAACTGGGAGAGCAGGGATTTCTCTGCATGAATGTACCGGAGGAATACGGCGGGCTCGGCGCCGATTTTCTGTACTCCGTCATCATGACCGAAGAGATGTCGAGAACCAATCATTCAGGTCTCTGCACAGCCCTGCACAGTGATGTTGTCGTTCCCTATATTACGGCCTATGGTTCGGAGGAACTTAAAAAGAAATACCTGCCCGGGTGCGTTTCCGGTGACATCATCGCCGCCGTGGCCATGACGGAGCCGAATACGGGAAGCGACCTGGCCGCCATCAAGACGACGGCGGTGGATGACGGCGACCACGTCATCATAAACGGTCAGAAAACCTTTATCAGTAACGGTATCAATTGCGGTGTCGTCGTTCTCGCCGCACGGGACCCGAACATTAAAAATCCCTACGAGGCGATCGATCTCTACGTAGTGGAGGAAGGAACGCCGGGGTTCGAAAAAGGCAAGCAGATTGAAAAGATAGGCTGGCACAGCCAGGATACGGCCGAGCTCTACTTCACCGATTGCCGGGTTCCCGTGGCGAACCGCCTCGGGGCGAAGGGCACCGGGTTTCTCCATCTTATGGAAAAGCTCCAGCAGGAACGGCTCATGGTGGCCATCGGAGGAGTGGCAGCCGCCGAGTACATGCTGGAAGTCACCATCCAGTACTGCAAGGAACGGACTGCTTTCGGCCGACCCATCTCCAGTTTCCAGGCCAACCAGTTCACGATCGTCGAAATGGCCACGGAGGTCAAGCTGGGCAGGACCTTCCTGGACAAGCTCGTTGCGGAACATATGGAAGGCAAGAACGTAGTGGTGGAAGTCTCCATGGCCAAGTACTGGATCACCGATATGGCCAATCGAGTGGCGGACAAGTGTCTGCAGCTTCACGGCGGGTACGGTTACTGTGAAGAATACCCCATCGCCCGGGCCTGGCGCGATGTGAGGGTGACCCGTATCTTCGCCGGAACAAACGAGATCATGAAACAGATCGCCGCCCGCTTCATGGGGTTGTAGGAATGAAATAACGGCGGGATTGAAAAGCCCATGCCCGGGATAAAAGGAGGGAATAACGCATGGCAGGTCCTCTCAAAGGTTTGAAGATACTCGATTTCACGACGCTGCTTCCCGGTCCCTATGCCACGATGTGCCTGGCCGATATGGGTGCCGATGTTCTGAAGATCGTTTCCGGGTCACGGCCCGATATGGCTGCCTTTGCACCGCCCTATCTCGACGACACGAACCTCTCATTCGCCACGGCCTTCCTCGGCCGCGGCAAACGCTGCATGACGCTGAACCTGAAGGATGAACGGGCGGTGAAGATCGTCCACCAGCTGCTTGCGGACTATGACATTGTGGTGGAGCAATTCCGGCCGGGCGTCATGGCAAAGTTGGGACTCGATTATCAAACCCTGAAAGACATCAATCCCGCCCTTATTTACTGTTCGCTCAGCGGATACGGGCAGACGAGCCCCCTGAAGGAACGGGCTGGTCATGATATCAATTACCTGTCGCGGTCGGGCCTCATGTCCTACTCCGGAAGAAAAAGCACGGGTCCGGCGCTGATGGGGATGCAGATAGCCGATGTGGCTTCAGGTTCGTATAACACGATCATCGGTCTTCTCGCCGCAGTGGTCCATCGTGATGCCACCGGCGAGGGACAATATATAGATGTTTCAATGACCGACGGATGCATCGCTTTCAACGTGCTCGTCGGGTGCAGTGTCCTGGCAGGTGACAGGGCGCCGGGCAGGGAGGAGTTTCTTCTCAACGGCGGTACTCTCTATGATTTCTACGAGACGAAGGATGGCAGGTACCTCAGCTTCGGCGGCCTTGAGCCGCAGTTCTTTGCAGCCTTCTGCGAGACCATCGGCCGTCCCGAACTGATCGCCGGCGGCGTGGCGCCCCAGGATCTCGATGTTGTTAAAAAGGAGATACAGGAGATATTCCGGTCCCGGCCGCTCGACGAGTGGCTGGAAATATTTAAGAAAACCGATGCCTGCGTGGAACCGGTCCTGACCCTTGATGAAGCCCTGGAAGACCCCCATGTCAAGGAGCGGGGATTGATCGTGGAGCTTGAGCTTCCCCGGGGAGGAACGGTACGACAGCTGGCGAACCCCATTAAATTTTCGCGGACACCTCCGGTATATGAAAAGGCCGGCGTCCAGGCGGGGACCCATACCCGGGAGGTGCTTCAGGAACTTGGCTACAGCGATGATCAGATCAATGAGTTCAGTGAAAAAGGAGTGTTCTCGTAAGGACCTGTTGGCGGAATCCCTTTTCCCCTGAGCCGGACGTCTTTTAATGCCTTCGAGGACGTGTCGGCTTTCGGCGGAGGCCGGGAGGCCGTGGAAGGAGGAGCGGAATGATCGCAGCATCACAGGAACAGATTCGTGAGTGGACCGAACAGGGGGCCTGGGGCACAAAGACCTTTATTGATTTTTTCAAGGAAAAGGTCGCCGCGGA
This window encodes:
- a CDS encoding TetR/AcrR family transcriptional regulator: MKGKILAAARRAFGEYGFHGTTMRMIAREVGIDISTLHYHWGEKKDLYEAVIIDINNDLREKLIEVEEMIHGKPLEKRVAIGIDFMTEYLFDHPEISNLVLYRYFTKTRYEASHDFKVPEFTIDIVRSMGLNQGKEYLPQSMASILAVMNSMHNFISGEELFRPMIKVGKKKYKTLVKETLKYIFVAAFTQAGKNS
- a CDS encoding acyl-CoA dehydrogenase family protein; amino-acid sequence: MEIIQYTEEHRMFRDTVRKYLEKEVIPYIEEWEKEGITPRSAWKKLGEQGFLCMNVPEEYGGLGADFLYSVIMTEEMSRTNHSGLCTALHSDVVVPYITAYGSEELKKKYLPGCVSGDIIAAVAMTEPNTGSDLAAIKTTAVDDGDHVIINGQKTFISNGINCGVVVLAARDPNIKNPYEAIDLYVVEEGTPGFEKGKQIEKIGWHSQDTAELYFTDCRVPVANRLGAKGTGFLHLMEKLQQERLMVAIGGVAAAEYMLEVTIQYCKERTAFGRPISSFQANQFTIVEMATEVKLGRTFLDKLVAEHMEGKNVVVEVSMAKYWITDMANRVADKCLQLHGGYGYCEEYPIARAWRDVRVTRIFAGTNEIMKQIAARFMGL
- a CDS encoding CoA transferase, coding for MAGPLKGLKILDFTTLLPGPYATMCLADMGADVLKIVSGSRPDMAAFAPPYLDDTNLSFATAFLGRGKRCMTLNLKDERAVKIVHQLLADYDIVVEQFRPGVMAKLGLDYQTLKDINPALIYCSLSGYGQTSPLKERAGHDINYLSRSGLMSYSGRKSTGPALMGMQIADVASGSYNTIIGLLAAVVHRDATGEGQYIDVSMTDGCIAFNVLVGCSVLAGDRAPGREEFLLNGGTLYDFYETKDGRYLSFGGLEPQFFAAFCETIGRPELIAGGVAPQDLDVVKKEIQEIFRSRPLDEWLEIFKKTDACVEPVLTLDEALEDPHVKERGLIVELELPRGGTVRQLANPIKFSRTPPVYEKAGVQAGTHTREVLQELGYSDDQINEFSEKGVFS